A window of the Streptomyces luomodiensis genome harbors these coding sequences:
- the efeO gene encoding iron uptake system protein EfeO, with protein sequence MRAARTSVVAAVSALTTITVVAGCAQKSDAKGAGAVQVTASDSACEVSKTSFPAGHVKLAVENKGSKVTEVYVYAPGDRIVTERENIGPGTRASINAEIKAGSYEIACKPGMKGHGIRQKVSATGKGKLPPRDPKLDKAVAAYRTYVQKQADETLPKVRTFADAIKKDDIEAAKKAYAPSRVGWERTEPVAESFGDIDPKVDVRADGLEQGQKWTGWHRLEKSLWQTKKITAADHALADQLVEDLKDWQKRVGTADITPTGMANGAKELLDEVQTGKVTGEEERYSHTDLVDFEGNVEGAKTSYTLLKPVVSANDPALAKELDKQFAAVGKLLDGYRQGDGFVSYDTVSTSRRKELSDAVNALAEPLSRLAAAVVSK encoded by the coding sequence ATGCGAGCCGCTCGCACCTCCGTCGTCGCCGCCGTATCGGCCCTGACGACGATCACCGTCGTCGCCGGCTGCGCCCAGAAGTCCGACGCCAAGGGCGCGGGCGCCGTCCAGGTCACCGCGTCCGACAGCGCGTGCGAGGTCTCCAAGACCTCCTTCCCCGCCGGGCATGTGAAGCTCGCGGTGGAGAACAAGGGCTCCAAGGTCACCGAGGTCTACGTCTACGCGCCGGGCGACCGGATCGTCACCGAGCGGGAGAACATCGGCCCCGGCACCCGCGCCTCGATCAACGCCGAGATCAAGGCCGGTTCGTACGAGATCGCCTGCAAGCCCGGGATGAAGGGCCACGGCATCCGCCAGAAGGTCTCCGCCACCGGCAAGGGCAAGCTGCCCCCGCGCGACCCGAAGCTGGACAAGGCGGTGGCCGCGTACCGGACGTACGTCCAGAAGCAGGCCGACGAGACGCTGCCCAAGGTCCGGACGTTCGCCGACGCGATCAAGAAGGACGACATCGAGGCCGCCAAGAAGGCGTACGCCCCCTCCCGCGTCGGCTGGGAGCGCACCGAGCCGGTCGCCGAGTCCTTCGGCGACATCGACCCCAAGGTCGATGTGCGCGCGGACGGCCTGGAGCAGGGCCAGAAGTGGACCGGCTGGCACCGGCTGGAGAAGTCGCTGTGGCAGACGAAGAAGATCACCGCGGCCGACCACGCCCTCGCCGACCAGCTGGTCGAGGACCTGAAGGACTGGCAGAAGCGCGTCGGCACCGCCGACATCACCCCCACCGGCATGGCCAACGGCGCCAAGGAGCTGCTGGACGAGGTGCAGACCGGCAAGGTCACCGGTGAGGAGGAGCGCTACAGCCACACCGACCTGGTGGACTTCGAGGGCAACGTCGAGGGCGCCAAGACCTCGTACACACTGCTCAAGCCGGTGGTGTCCGCAAACGACCCGGCGCTGGCCAAGGAGCTGGACAAGCAGTTCGCGGCCGTCGGGAAGCTGCTGGACGGCTACCGCCAGGGCGACGGCTTCGTGTCCTACGACACCGTCTCCACCTCCCGGCGCAAGGAGCTGTCCGACGCGGTCAACGCGCTGGCCGAACCGCTCTCGCGGCTCGCCGCCGCCGTGGTCAGCAAGTGA
- a CDS encoding sialidase family protein, with protein sequence MAVGTGAARSYEVSVPFRAGTEGYASYRIPATVLTRAGTVLAFAEGRVGSSADHGDIDLVLKRSADGGRTWGGLQVVARNGDGTAGNPAPVVLEGGPHDGRVLLVHVRSAASATEDRIRRGEVGAADGRRVWLTHSDDDGASWSEAREITASTKRPAWRWYATTPGHALRLRYGAHAGRIVVPANHSLPPTVPGDDGTEGRYNGGHDLLSDDDGATWRIGYVDDNPDGYVNANETTAAQLPDGRVYLNTRTEANAPGTRADAYSLDGGATLELPFRPQAGLVTPGVEGSVLHLGEPDALLYSGPADPAHRALMTVRTSHDGGVTWRPTHTVNGLPAAYSDLVRLDDATVGLLYETGDFSAYSTITFRRIPLEELV encoded by the coding sequence ATGGCAGTCGGCACGGGGGCGGCACGCTCGTACGAGGTGTCCGTTCCGTTCCGGGCGGGGACCGAGGGCTATGCGAGCTACCGGATTCCGGCGACCGTGCTGACCCGCGCCGGTACCGTCCTCGCCTTCGCCGAGGGCCGGGTGGGCTCCTCCGCCGACCACGGCGACATCGACCTCGTGCTCAAGCGGTCGGCCGACGGCGGACGGACCTGGGGCGGCTTACAGGTCGTCGCCCGCAACGGCGACGGCACGGCGGGCAACCCGGCCCCCGTCGTCCTCGAAGGCGGCCCGCACGACGGCCGCGTCCTGCTGGTGCACGTCCGCAGCGCCGCCTCGGCCACCGAGGACCGCATCCGGCGCGGCGAGGTCGGCGCGGCCGACGGGCGGCGGGTGTGGCTGACGCACAGCGACGACGACGGCGCGAGCTGGAGCGAGGCCCGCGAGATCACCGCGAGCACCAAGCGGCCCGCATGGCGCTGGTACGCCACCACCCCCGGCCACGCCCTCCGGCTGCGGTACGGGGCGCACGCGGGCCGGATCGTCGTCCCGGCCAACCACTCGCTGCCCCCGACCGTCCCCGGCGACGACGGCACCGAGGGCCGGTACAACGGCGGGCACGATCTGCTCAGCGACGACGACGGCGCCACCTGGCGGATCGGTTACGTGGACGACAACCCCGACGGCTACGTCAACGCCAACGAGACCACCGCCGCCCAACTCCCCGACGGCCGCGTCTACCTCAACACCCGCACCGAGGCGAACGCGCCCGGCACCCGCGCCGACGCCTACTCCCTCGACGGCGGCGCCACCCTGGAGCTCCCCTTCCGGCCCCAGGCCGGTCTGGTCACCCCCGGGGTCGAGGGCAGTGTGCTGCACCTCGGCGAGCCGGACGCGCTGCTCTACTCCGGCCCCGCCGACCCCGCCCACCGGGCCCTGATGACCGTCCGCACCAGCCATGACGGCGGCGTCACCTGGCGGCCCACGCACACCGTGAACGGCCTGCCCGCCGCCTATTCCGACCTGGTCCGGCTCGATGACGCCACGGTCGGACTGCTCTACGAGACCGGCGACTTCAGCGCCTACTCGACCATCACATTCCGGCGCATCCCCCTGGAGGAGCTGGTATGA
- the map gene encoding type I methionyl aminopeptidase, whose translation MSGQSLLVPGKLSPTRAVPASIPRPEYVGKDGPTPYAGPEVQDAETIERMRIAGGIAARAMAEAAKLIAPGVTTDELDRVAHEYMCDHGAYPSTLGYRGFPKSLCSSINEVICHGIPDTTVLRDGDIVNLDVTAYIGGVHGDTNATYLCGEVDEESRLLVERTRESLNRAIKAVKPGRRINIIGRVIESYAKRFDYGVVRDFTGHGINTSFHSGLIVPHYDSPHHTTEIKPGMTFTIEPMLTLGTYEYDMWEDGWTVVTKDRKRTAQFEHTLVVTETGAEILTLP comes from the coding sequence ATGTCTGGCCAGTCGCTTCTAGTCCCGGGGAAGCTCTCCCCCACTCGCGCCGTTCCCGCCTCGATCCCGCGCCCGGAGTACGTCGGGAAGGATGGCCCGACCCCCTATGCCGGGCCCGAGGTCCAGGACGCCGAGACGATCGAGCGCATGCGGATCGCGGGGGGCATCGCCGCGCGGGCGATGGCGGAGGCTGCCAAGCTGATCGCGCCGGGGGTCACCACGGACGAGCTGGACCGGGTCGCCCATGAGTACATGTGCGACCACGGTGCGTACCCCTCGACACTGGGCTACCGCGGCTTCCCCAAGTCGCTGTGTTCCTCGATCAACGAGGTCATCTGCCACGGCATCCCGGACACCACCGTCCTGAGGGACGGCGACATCGTGAACCTCGACGTCACCGCCTACATCGGCGGTGTGCACGGGGACACCAACGCCACCTATCTGTGCGGCGAGGTGGACGAGGAGTCGCGGCTGCTCGTCGAGCGCACCCGGGAGTCCCTCAACCGCGCGATCAAGGCCGTCAAGCCGGGCCGCCGGATCAACATCATCGGCCGGGTCATCGAGTCGTACGCCAAGCGCTTCGACTACGGCGTGGTCCGCGACTTCACGGGGCACGGCATCAACACCTCGTTCCACTCCGGCCTGATCGTGCCGCACTACGACAGCCCGCACCACACCACCGAGATCAAGCCGGGGATGACGTTCACCATCGAGCCGATGCTGACGCTCGGCACCTACGAGTACGACATGTGGGAGGACGGCTGGACCGTGGTCACCAAGGACCGCAAGCGGACGGCGCAGTTCGAGCACACGCTGGTGGTGACGGAGACCGGGGCGGAGATCCTGACTCTGCCGTAG
- the efeB gene encoding iron uptake transporter deferrochelatase/peroxidase subunit, whose protein sequence is MTDDAGTSPSRRALLGWGGAGLALGAAAAGGAAAALSGGADETGAAAGSGGAVPFYGAHQAGIATPVQDRLHFAAFDVTTDDRAELIALLKEWTKAAARMTQGHPVGGGAVSDLVEAPPDDTGEALGLKASRLTLTIGFGPTLFRDKKGKDRFGIADRRPEALIDLPAFPGDNLEAARSDGDLCVQACADDPQVAVHAIRNLARIGMGRVAIRWSQLGFGKTSSTTPDAQTPRNMLGFKDGTRNIAGTDTAALDKHVWVSEKAGPAWLAGGSYLVARRIRMHIETWDRTSLKEQEDVFGRDKGEGAPQGKQHEHDEPDLRAMLPTAHVRLAHPDSNGGARILRRGYSFTDGTDGLGRLDAGLFFLAYQHDVRDGFVPVQRRLARSDALNEYIQHVGSALFAIPPGVRDADDWWGRALFSGRAPDGAPDGAP, encoded by the coding sequence ATGACGGACGACGCCGGCACGTCTCCCTCCCGCCGGGCACTGCTCGGCTGGGGCGGCGCCGGGCTCGCGCTCGGCGCCGCGGCCGCCGGAGGCGCGGCGGCCGCGCTGAGCGGCGGTGCGGACGAGACCGGGGCGGCCGCCGGCAGCGGCGGCGCGGTGCCCTTCTACGGGGCGCACCAGGCGGGGATCGCCACCCCGGTGCAGGACCGGCTGCACTTCGCCGCGTTCGACGTCACCACCGACGACCGCGCCGAGCTGATCGCGCTGCTGAAGGAGTGGACGAAGGCGGCGGCCCGGATGACCCAGGGGCACCCGGTCGGCGGCGGCGCGGTGAGCGATCTGGTGGAGGCCCCGCCGGACGACACCGGCGAGGCGCTCGGCCTCAAGGCGTCCCGGCTCACCCTCACCATCGGCTTCGGACCCACGCTGTTCCGGGACAAGAAGGGCAAGGACCGCTTCGGTATCGCCGACCGCCGTCCCGAGGCGCTGATCGACCTGCCCGCGTTCCCCGGCGACAACCTCGAGGCGGCGCGCAGCGACGGCGATCTGTGCGTGCAGGCGTGCGCGGACGATCCGCAGGTGGCCGTGCACGCCATCCGCAATCTGGCCCGGATCGGCATGGGCCGGGTGGCCATCCGCTGGTCGCAGCTGGGCTTCGGCAAGACGTCCTCGACCACGCCGGACGCGCAGACCCCGCGCAACATGCTGGGCTTCAAGGACGGCACCCGGAACATCGCGGGCACCGACACCGCCGCGCTGGACAAGCACGTGTGGGTGAGCGAGAAGGCGGGCCCGGCGTGGCTGGCGGGCGGGTCGTACCTGGTGGCGCGCCGTATCCGGATGCACATCGAGACCTGGGACCGCACCTCGCTGAAGGAGCAGGAGGACGTCTTCGGCCGGGACAAGGGCGAGGGCGCGCCGCAGGGCAAGCAGCACGAGCACGACGAGCCGGACCTGCGGGCGATGCTGCCCACCGCGCACGTCCGGCTGGCGCATCCGGACTCCAACGGCGGGGCGCGCATCCTGCGCCGCGGCTACTCCTTCACCGACGGCACCGACGGTCTGGGGCGGCTGGACGCGGGGCTGTTCTTCCTCGCCTACCAGCACGACGTACGGGACGGGTTCGTGCCCGTGCAGCGGCGTCTGGCCCGCTCCGACGCCCTCAACGAATACATCCAGCACGTGGGTTCGGCGCTCTTCGCCATCCCGCCGGGCGTCCGGGACGCGGACGACTGGTGGGGCAGGGCGCTGTTCTCCGGACGGGCTCCGGACGGGGCTCCGGACGGGGCTCCCTGA
- the efeU gene encoding iron uptake transporter permease EfeU: MFGNYLIGLREGLEASLVVCILVAYLVKTGRRDALRPVWLGIAAAVTLSMSFGAALEFGSQELTFEAQEALGGSLSIVSVGLVTWMVFWMRRTARHLRSELHSKLDAALAMGTGALVATAFLAVGREGLETALFVWTAVRASNDGTADPLIGVVLGLVTAVALGWLFYRGALRINLSKFFTWTGAMLVVVAAGVLAYGFHDLQEADWLPGLHSTAFDISSTIPPDSWYGTLLKGVFNFQPDPTELQLWMWALYLVPTLALFLRPGRVSPSTAAPRNREPEPHDTQVAPSAVRSSDRSGGTDAGDDADRVHDGARGAGEHPVGGQG; this comes from the coding sequence GTGTTCGGCAACTACCTGATCGGTCTGCGCGAAGGGCTCGAAGCCAGCCTGGTCGTCTGCATCCTGGTCGCCTACCTGGTCAAGACCGGGCGCCGGGACGCGCTGCGCCCGGTGTGGCTCGGCATCGCCGCCGCGGTGACCTTGAGCATGTCCTTCGGCGCGGCACTGGAGTTCGGCTCCCAGGAGCTGACCTTCGAGGCGCAGGAGGCGCTGGGCGGCTCGCTGTCGATCGTCTCGGTCGGCCTGGTGACCTGGATGGTCTTCTGGATGCGGCGCACCGCCCGCCATCTGCGGTCCGAACTGCACAGCAAGCTGGACGCGGCGCTGGCGATGGGCACCGGGGCGCTGGTGGCCACGGCCTTCCTCGCGGTGGGCCGAGAGGGCCTGGAGACCGCGCTGTTCGTGTGGACGGCGGTGCGGGCCAGCAACGACGGTACGGCGGACCCGCTGATCGGTGTGGTGCTGGGCCTGGTCACCGCGGTGGCGCTGGGCTGGCTGTTCTACCGGGGCGCGCTCCGGATCAACCTGTCGAAGTTCTTCACCTGGACCGGCGCGATGCTGGTCGTGGTGGCGGCGGGGGTGCTCGCGTACGGCTTCCACGATCTGCAGGAGGCGGACTGGCTCCCCGGACTGCACTCGACGGCGTTCGACATCAGCTCGACCATCCCGCCCGACTCCTGGTACGGCACGCTGCTCAAGGGCGTCTTCAACTTCCAGCCGGACCCGACCGAGCTTCAGCTGTGGATGTGGGCGCTCTATCTGGTCCCCACGCTCGCGCTGTTCCTGCGCCCCGGTAGGGTGTCGCCGTCCACAGCAGCCCCCAGGAACCGGGAGCCGGAGCCCCATGACACGCAGGTCGCCCCGTCGGCAGTTCGCAGTTCCGACCGCAGCGGTGGTACTGACGCTGGGGATGACGCTGACAGGGTGCATGACGGTGCACGGGGAGCGGGAGAACATCCCGTCGGTGGACAAGGCTGA
- a CDS encoding carbohydrate ABC transporter permease has product MRARPRRLTRTEARGARAATGFLLPFLALFLLCFIAPIGYALYQSLLKVERTGPLGLGGETTQVWAGLSNYAHALQDDRFTAGFGRVLLFGAVQIPVMIAFATALALLLEAASARWVGFFRTAFFLPYGVPGVIASILWGFLYVPGISPLVEMAHSAGWDVDFLGRGAVLWSIANIVTWQFTGYNMLVLIAQLKAIPGELYEAARIDGASAWQVARHIKLPLIRPALVLTTVFSLIGTLQLFAEPKVLKPLSNSIDSGYTPNLAAYNEAFTSNNQHIAAAEAVLLALVACVLSFGFLRLVGQRGKDGERG; this is encoded by the coding sequence ATGAGAGCACGCCCCCGCCGCCTCACCCGGACCGAGGCGCGCGGCGCCCGAGCCGCGACCGGGTTCCTGCTGCCCTTCCTCGCGCTCTTCCTGCTGTGCTTCATCGCCCCCATCGGCTACGCCCTCTACCAGAGCCTGCTGAAGGTCGAGCGCACCGGGCCGCTCGGCCTCGGCGGCGAGACCACCCAGGTGTGGGCGGGCCTGTCCAACTACGCACACGCCCTCCAGGACGACCGCTTCACGGCGGGCTTCGGACGGGTGCTGCTCTTCGGCGCCGTCCAGATCCCAGTGATGATCGCCTTCGCCACCGCGCTCGCGCTGCTGCTGGAGGCCGCCTCCGCACGCTGGGTCGGCTTCTTCCGGACCGCCTTCTTCCTGCCGTACGGCGTGCCCGGTGTGATCGCCTCGATCCTGTGGGGCTTCCTCTACGTCCCCGGGATCAGCCCGCTGGTGGAGATGGCCCACTCGGCCGGCTGGGACGTGGACTTCCTGGGCCGCGGGGCGGTCCTGTGGTCCATCGCCAACATCGTCACCTGGCAGTTCACCGGCTACAACATGCTGGTGCTGATCGCCCAGCTCAAGGCGATACCCGGGGAGCTGTACGAGGCGGCGCGGATCGACGGGGCCAGTGCCTGGCAGGTGGCCCGGCACATCAAACTCCCCCTCATCCGGCCCGCGCTCGTGCTCACCACCGTCTTCAGCCTCATCGGCACGCTCCAGCTCTTCGCCGAGCCGAAGGTGCTCAAACCGCTGAGCAACTCCATCGACTCCGGCTACACCCCCAATCTGGCCGCCTACAACGAGGCGTTCACCAGCAACAACCAGCACATCGCGGCAGCCGAGGCGGTGCTGCTCGCCCTCGTCGCCTGTGTGCTGTCCTTCGGGTTCCTCCGGCTCGTGGGACAGCGGGGGAAGGACGGTGAGCGGGGATGA
- a CDS encoding heme oxygenase (biliverdin-producing), protein MEFSALIRTASREAHTSVGSSSFMSDLLGGRLGVSAYRRYSEQLWFVYRALEAPADALAKDPVAGPFIRPELARLAELERDLAHLGGPDWRTGLTALPATAAYAARVAECARDWPAGYVAHHYTRYLGDLSGGQIVRDTAEKTWGFSRKGDGVRFYVFESIGNPAAFKREYRALLDALPVDDLEKQRVVEECKRAYALNAAVFADLAEELRLSA, encoded by the coding sequence GTGGAGTTCTCCGCCCTGATCCGCACCGCCTCACGGGAAGCGCACACGAGCGTCGGGAGCTCGTCGTTCATGAGCGATCTGCTCGGGGGGCGGCTCGGTGTGTCGGCCTACCGCCGCTACTCCGAGCAGCTGTGGTTCGTCTACCGCGCCCTGGAGGCCCCGGCCGACGCGCTCGCGAAGGACCCCGTGGCGGGGCCGTTCATCCGCCCGGAGCTGGCCCGCCTGGCCGAGCTGGAGCGCGATCTGGCCCATCTCGGCGGCCCGGACTGGCGCACCGGCCTGACCGCGCTGCCCGCCACGGCGGCGTACGCGGCGCGGGTGGCGGAGTGCGCCCGTGACTGGCCGGCGGGCTATGTCGCCCACCACTACACCCGCTACCTGGGCGATCTGTCCGGCGGCCAGATCGTACGGGACACGGCGGAGAAGACCTGGGGCTTTTCGCGCAAGGGCGACGGGGTGCGGTTCTACGTCTTCGAGTCGATCGGCAACCCCGCCGCGTTCAAGCGGGAGTACCGCGCGCTGCTGGACGCGCTGCCGGTGGACGACCTGGAGAAGCAGCGCGTGGTGGAGGAGTGCAAGCGCGCGTACGCGCTGAACGCGGCGGTCTTCGCGGACCTGGCCGAGGAGCTCCGGCTCAGCGCCTGA
- a CDS encoding glycerophosphodiester phosphodiesterase: MFSRRVSIAAAVLSLSIPAAVAAHPAARPSPRRLTPPVAEPTRLRPALIVPPAGQPAVTYTAHRGGALEVPENSMSGLAVAFRRHDAQVLDFDTRMLRDGTLVVMHDATLDRTTDRTGPVRDLTAAQWRTVRLRPAASLRGDWRPERPPTVAEALDRFGGRITLMVEAKDPESLPRLATMIRDRGLIHSVYVNTNRPEVAREAHRAGLLTQLWRSARQLRTDTPRDWRGTVDLLDVDYRARDTDVRRAVASGIPRVWAHTVDTPAQRDRMLRLGCDGIITDAPARLAATPIRPARTRDGG, from the coding sequence ATGTTCAGCAGGCGCGTATCGATCGCGGCCGCGGTTCTCAGCCTCTCCATACCGGCGGCCGTCGCGGCCCACCCCGCCGCCCGGCCGTCCCCCCGACGCCTCACACCCCCGGTCGCGGAACCGACGCGCCTCAGGCCCGCGCTCATCGTGCCCCCGGCCGGACAGCCCGCCGTCACCTACACGGCACACCGCGGCGGCGCCCTGGAAGTGCCCGAGAACAGCATGTCCGGGCTGGCCGTCGCCTTCCGCCGGCACGACGCCCAGGTCCTCGACTTCGACACCCGCATGCTGCGGGACGGCACGCTCGTGGTGATGCACGACGCGACGCTGGACCGCACCACCGACCGGACCGGGCCGGTACGGGACCTGACCGCCGCCCAGTGGCGGACGGTCCGGCTGCGCCCCGCCGCCTCGCTGCGCGGCGACTGGCGGCCCGAGCGTCCGCCGACGGTCGCCGAGGCGCTGGACCGGTTCGGCGGCCGGATCACCCTGATGGTGGAGGCCAAGGATCCGGAGAGTCTGCCGCGACTGGCCACGATGATCCGTGACCGCGGACTGATCCACTCCGTCTACGTCAACACCAACCGCCCCGAGGTGGCCCGCGAGGCGCACCGCGCGGGACTGCTGACCCAGCTGTGGCGGTCCGCCCGGCAGCTGCGCACCGACACCCCGCGCGACTGGCGCGGCACCGTCGATCTGCTGGACGTCGACTACCGAGCGCGGGACACCGATGTACGGCGGGCCGTCGCCTCCGGGATACCCCGGGTGTGGGCGCACACCGTGGACACCCCGGCCCAGCGGGACCGGATGCTGCGGCTGGGCTGCGACGGCATCATCACGGACGCGCCGGCCCGACTGGCCGCCACGCCCATACGACCGGCGCGGACGCGGGACGGGGGCTGA
- a CDS encoding ABC transporter substrate-binding protein — protein sequence MYGASRRAVLGGAAAAAAGLALAGCGSDGDGGDEPKDRKKGEKITLTFWSWVPGIDKPVALWNRENPEVQVEVEKVSAVDGAQYAKMHAAIKAGNPPDLGQIEYPVVPSFLIDNGLLDLTRYGIADHKDKFIGWQWQQSVFGKAVYAVPQASGPMGLFIRRDLFDRWAVEPPTTWDEYEAAAEAIRKKGAWIETFSATNGNRFAGLAWQAGARWFGTEGDTWTVSIDDEPTRKVADYWDNLVRRKLIKTIPDRQNAWYKDVQTGAMASWLGASWGDALLVGNAPKTAGKWRVVPMPQWRKGDAAYANWGGSTTAVFAKSRYPKDALAFAIWLNTDPESIKLLIENGYGTPGAKQGYTTSQLDVHKDFFGGQEYSEVFDAASKGVDTSWQWGPATDTLYQRLGDAFTAAIGDGSSFRSVLKKVQGETIGDLKEKGLKVEAG from the coding sequence ATGTACGGCGCGTCCCGCCGCGCCGTCCTCGGCGGGGCCGCCGCCGCGGCCGCCGGGCTCGCCCTCGCGGGCTGCGGCTCGGACGGCGATGGCGGCGATGAGCCCAAGGACCGCAAGAAGGGCGAGAAGATCACCCTGACCTTCTGGTCCTGGGTGCCGGGCATCGACAAGCCCGTCGCCCTGTGGAACAGGGAGAACCCCGAGGTCCAGGTCGAGGTCGAGAAGGTCTCGGCCGTCGACGGCGCCCAGTACGCCAAGATGCACGCCGCCATCAAGGCGGGCAATCCGCCGGACCTCGGCCAGATCGAGTACCCGGTCGTGCCCAGCTTCCTCATCGACAACGGCCTGCTGGACCTGACCAGGTACGGGATCGCCGACCACAAGGACAAGTTCATCGGCTGGCAGTGGCAGCAGTCCGTGTTCGGCAAGGCCGTCTACGCCGTACCGCAGGCGTCCGGTCCGATGGGCCTGTTCATCCGCCGCGACCTGTTCGACCGGTGGGCCGTGGAACCGCCCACGACCTGGGACGAGTACGAGGCGGCGGCCGAGGCGATCCGTAAGAAGGGCGCCTGGATCGAGACCTTCTCGGCGACCAACGGCAACCGCTTCGCGGGACTGGCCTGGCAGGCCGGGGCGCGCTGGTTCGGCACCGAGGGCGACACCTGGACCGTCTCCATCGACGACGAGCCCACCCGTAAGGTCGCCGACTACTGGGACAACCTGGTCCGGCGGAAGCTGATCAAGACCATCCCGGACCGGCAGAACGCCTGGTACAAGGATGTCCAGACCGGCGCCATGGCCTCCTGGCTCGGCGCCAGCTGGGGCGACGCCCTGCTGGTCGGCAACGCGCCCAAGACGGCCGGGAAGTGGCGGGTCGTGCCCATGCCGCAGTGGCGGAAGGGCGACGCCGCCTACGCCAACTGGGGCGGCTCCACCACCGCGGTCTTCGCCAAGTCCAGGTACCCCAAGGACGCGCTGGCCTTCGCGATCTGGCTCAATACCGACCCCGAGTCGATCAAGCTCCTGATCGAGAACGGCTACGGCACCCCCGGCGCCAAACAGGGATACACCACCTCCCAGCTCGATGTGCACAAGGACTTCTTCGGCGGCCAGGAGTACAGCGAGGTCTTCGACGCGGCGAGCAAGGGCGTGGACACCAGCTGGCAGTGGGGCCCCGCCACGGACACCCTCTACCAGCGGCTCGGCGACGCCTTCACGGCGGCCATCGGAGACGGGTCCTCCTTCCGCTCCGTGCTGAAGAAGGTGCAGGGCGAGACGATCGGCGATCTGAAGGAAAAGGGCCTCAAGGTGGAGGCCGGGTGA
- a CDS encoding bifunctional DNA primase/polymerase, which yields MERKSRFSQWLRRPRSQAGGDKDTGAGAGGVREDLLLAAAAAGFPLAPAAHPSGYGCSCDRIGCPTPARHPVSFAWQTQATTDPDRVAQWLRADPQANFITATGIVHDVLDVPADAGRLALERLGTAEVEVGPVATSSGDLQQGRMLFFTATRGTPDDEDEWWPCELDCHPETMDEHPGLRWHCRGSYVLVPPARLPGDGHVGWLLGPERPLPDPLTLLESLTDACAQFAGEDQDHDSAAWPIGR from the coding sequence ATGGAACGCAAGAGCAGGTTCTCCCAGTGGCTGCGTCGGCCGAGGAGCCAAGCGGGCGGCGACAAGGACACGGGAGCGGGCGCCGGCGGCGTCCGCGAGGACCTGCTGCTGGCCGCCGCCGCGGCGGGATTCCCGCTCGCACCGGCCGCCCACCCCTCCGGTTACGGCTGTTCCTGTGACCGCATCGGCTGTCCCACCCCCGCCCGCCACCCCGTCTCGTTCGCCTGGCAGACGCAGGCGACCACCGACCCGGACCGGGTCGCGCAGTGGCTGCGGGCCGATCCGCAGGCCAACTTCATCACCGCCACCGGCATCGTCCACGATGTGCTGGACGTGCCCGCGGACGCCGGGCGGCTGGCCCTGGAGCGGCTGGGCACGGCCGAGGTCGAGGTCGGGCCGGTGGCCACCAGCAGCGGCGATCTCCAGCAGGGCCGGATGCTGTTCTTCACCGCCACCCGGGGCACCCCCGATGACGAGGACGAGTGGTGGCCCTGTGAGCTGGACTGCCACCCTGAGACCATGGACGAGCACCCGGGGCTGCGCTGGCACTGCCGGGGCAGCTATGTGCTGGTACCGCCCGCGCGGCTGCCCGGCGACGGCCATGTGGGCTGGCTGCTCGGCCCGGAGCGGCCGCTGCCCGACCCCCTGACCCTGCTGGAGTCGCTCACCGACGCGTGTGCCCAGTTCGCGGGCGAGGACCAGGACCACGACTCGGCCGCCTGGCCGATAGGGCGGTAG